In Mercenaria mercenaria strain notata chromosome 14, MADL_Memer_1, whole genome shotgun sequence, the following are encoded in one genomic region:
- the LOC128548511 gene encoding uncharacterized protein LOC128548511, which yields MASGGLINTNLLSDETFDFLCTMCKRKDRNREAERYCVDCDDYYCLSCVKVHEDVPPLTKHQILIKSQFLQRTSKTPPMLPTERCEKHVHKLVDMYCNNHDDVCCAICLATDHRSCQDIFYIPDFIKNNTNIPTGDDKSSLELTMKKANEYEDKLQHEKQQLLANKANALENIRTSTEEITERLNELKEKSVSNVESVYKTYTNETEKKISMLQSNKTRVKSAQDNIESAGNNLPQVFVSNKIKSRAANALQQVLDEIDILSPDNIPEFRADEKILGLLNKFEGLGKIIKRHDNTHTATPDVEGKTARYLTDEHIFASNMTAEDGDGLDTVTTEHTSNIKITAGSKTKSNTATGNKASRKVAAEQEVSTATEKTATYKERNKNVLLQIKEKSVYCVKTESDPTTCDINSVCTMEDGTIILSDYFHKKLKSFDCSIYKIKDSCDLPRRPWQVCAINHQEVAVSLADKQISFIFVSKMTKIKTIQMDHDCYGLSYANGNLYISDNDTSVYVYTCTMSGRKLKQFSNDLFKSQSLFDRWIRVSLKGLAVNEDGSRIYLTHRSNGLIVLDDSGQIVGHYNDKQLNLAFGCHFITGMGVLVCGLESNNVLQFGPSGELIGEILMSDGGKYTCKTVCCNEQMSKMIVCRGDTDNIEIYDLV from the exons ATGGCATCTGGAGGATTAATAAATACAAACCTACTTTCTGATGAAACCTTTGATTTCTTGTGTACAATGTGTAAACGTAAGGACAGAAACAGAGAAGCAGAGAGGTATTGTGTTGACTGCGATGATTACTATTGCTTATCCTGTGTCAAAGTTCACGAAGACGTTCCACCACTAACTAAGCACCAGATTTTAATCAAGAGCCAGTTTTTGCAAAGAACCAGCAAGACACCACCTATGTTACCCACAGAGAGATGTGAGAAACATGTTCACAAGTTGGTGGATATGTACTGTAATAACCACGACGATGTCTGCTGTGCTATATGTCTTGCTACTGACCATag GTCATGCCAAGATATCTTCTACATACCAGACTTTATCAAGAACAATACCAACATACCTACAGGAGATGACAAAAGCAGTCTAGAATTAACTATGAAAAAGGCAAACGAATATGAAGACAAACTTCAACATGAGAAACAACAACTGCTAGCAAACAAGGCAAATGCACTGGAAAACATTAGAACATCTACAGAAGAAATCACTGAAAGGCTAAATGAACTTAAAGAAAAATCTGTTTCTAATGTAGAAAgtgtatataaaacatatacaaatGAAACAGAAAAGAAGATCAGTATGCTGCAATCAAACAAAACCAGAGTAAAGTCAGCTCAGGATAACATAGAATCTGCAGGAAACAACTTACCTCAAGTATTtgtaagtaacaaaataaaatcaagagcTGCCAATGCTCTTCAACAAGTTTTAGATGAAATCGACATCCTGAGTCCAGACAATATTCCAGAGTTCAGAGCTGATGAAAAAATACTGGGGCTATTAAATAAATTTGAAGGTCTGGGAAAGATAATAAAGAGACATGATAATACACATACAGCTACTCCTGATGTAGAAGGCAAGACTGCTAGGTATCTCACAGATGAGCATATATTTGCTTCAAACATGACTGCTGAAGATGGAGATGGGCTTGACACCGTAACAACTGAACATACTTCTAACATCAAAATAACAGCTGGAAGCAAGACAAAGAGCAATACTGCAACTGGAAACAAGGCTTCTAGAAAAGTTGCAGCGGAACAAGAGGTTTCAACAGCTACTGAGAAGACTGCTACATacaaagaaagaaacaagaaTGTTCTACTTCAAATCAAGGAAAAGAGTGTCTATTGTGTTAAAACGGAATCAGATCCAACTACCTGTGACATCAATAGTGTCTGCACCATGGAAGATGGTACAATAATACTGAGTGATTACTTCCACAAGAAACTGAAAAGTTTTGACTGTTccatatataaaatcaaagactCCTGTGATTTACCTCGACGACCTTGGCAAGTTTGTGCAATAAATCACCAAGAAGTTGCTGTCAGTCTTGCTGACAAACAAATTAGTTTCATCTTTGTtagcaaaatgacaaaaatcaagaCAATACAAATGGATCATGATTGTTACGGACTATCGTATGCAAATGGTAATCTATATATTTCTGACAATGACACATCAgtttatgtatatacatgtaccatgtCAGGAAGAAAGCTCAAGCAGTTCAGCAATGACTTATTTAAAAGTCAAAGTTTATTTGATAGATGGATACGTGTTAGTTTGAAAGGTCTTGCCGTCAATGAAGATGGCTCAAGAATTTATTTAACCCATCGTAGTAATGGACTGATTGTATTGGATGATAGTGGACAGATTGTCGGACATTATAATGACAAACAGTTAAATCTTGCATTTGGTTGTCACTTTATCACTGGTATGGGAGTGCTTGTATGCGGATTAGAATCGAACAATGTGTTGCAGTTTGGACCCTCTGGAGAGCTGATAGGAGAGATTCTGATGTCCGATGGGGGGAAATACACTTGCAAGACAGTTTGCTGTAATGAACAAATGTCTAAAATGATCGTATGCAGGGGCGATACAGACAACATTGAAATCTATGACCTTGTATAA